TTCTTTAGCATAGCCATACAAAATCTGTAAGCTACCACCAGGCTGACAAGGCAAAAACCATAAACACCACAAGTCAATGTGGCCGATCTGTACCTAGAACATCATACCGAGCAAATACTGATGATTGTGCGGATTTTACTATCTGGAAGCACATAATCTGGGGTATTGCCAGACGACTGCCTACATCATCCACAAATCCAGATGGATTTTCATTGTTAAAAAGTACCAAATTATCCCATTTTTTTGTATGGATGATGCAGCTTTACAATTGCCAATGGTAAGCACGCACGCTCAAAAACTGGCAGGCTCCCAGAATATACTGAGTTATAAATCATATGTCAAATTCTCTACGACGGCAGGTTGGTTGTATTGACGGTTAACCTTTGTCAATAATGCATAGCACATTATTACGACCTGCAAACATATATAACGACTTCAGCCAAGATAGGCGATTATGTGTATCCTCTAAACGCCGACATCCGACAAACTTAGACAAACAATGTGCCTCAAAAGTGTAACGACCTCTCCTACTTGTATACTAAACACAAAAACGAAGTATCAGCCAGAGTACGCACCTCTCCAACAGATACATTAATTGGAAGATTCTCTCCATCTACGACACAATAAGCACCTGTGACCCACAGAAACACGAAAGCTATTATCATGTCAAAAAATCCCCTTCATCCAGCCACCGGCTGCGTGTGGTACGGTGAGGAAACTTACTTAATGCAAGGTGCCACCCAGGTGCCCGTCGTCCACAGTGTGTCATATGGTTATGAAGATGTGGATGAGTGGCTGGCTGTCGCCCTTGGCGAAAAACCAGGGCACATCTATGGGAGAAATACAAACCCCACCGTCCACGCCTTTGAAGAAAAGGTCCGCCTGCTAGAAGGTGCAGAAGCCGCGACAAGCGCCTCCACGGGAATGGGAATTATCAGCAGTACGCTCTTTACCCTCCTCTCCCCAGGTCAGCGCGTTGTCTCCGTCAAAGACACCTATGGTGGGACGAACGTTATCTTCACCGAATTTCTGCCGCGCTTTAATATCGAAGTAATGCTCTGTGATACAACCGATCACGACCAGATTGAAGCAGAAATTGCAAAAGGCTGTGATGTCGTTTATCTAGAAAGCCCGACAAATCCCACGACGAAGGTCGTCAATATTGCCCGCCTGAGCAAGGCCGCTCATAAAGTCGGCGCGACAGTCGTCGTCGATAACACCTTTGCCACCCCTATCAATCAGAATCCCCTCCAGCTAGGGGCCGATCTCGTGTTGCACAGCGCAACCAAATTCCTGGGTGGGCATGCTGATGCACTCGGTGGTGTCATTTGTGGCAGTGCCGGTCTCATCGCACAGATTTACCATTATCGAGAAATTAACGGCGCGACATTACACCCTATGGCCGCCTATTTGCTGCTGCGTGGCATGAAAACGCTTGAGCTGCGCATTCGCCAGCAAAACGCCAGCGCACTCAAAATCGCCCAATATCTGGAATCTCACCCAGCGGTGGAACAGGTCTTTTATCCGGGGTTGGCAACCCATAGCGGCCATGAGATTGCCAGCGAGCAAATGCGGGGCTTCGGGGGCATGATGAGCTTCATGCTTAAGGAAAACACCTTCGATGCGGTGCGTCGATTTGTGCCACGTTTACAACACGCCCACGCAGCAGCCAACCTGGGCGCGGTAGAAACCATCGTTGGGCCACCTGCCACCACCAGCCATGTCGAATGTACACCGGAAGAGCGCGCGGCTATGGGTATCCCTGAAAGTCTGATACGTTATTCTACCGGCATCGAAAATACCGATGATCTCATTGCTGATCTAGAGCAAGCGCTCGCTATATTTTGATCGGAATGCGTTGCGATGAAAATTCCAATAGATGAAGCTTATCTCACGAAACAGATCCAAGCATTAGTCCAGATTGATTCAATTAACCCGGACCTGGAAAAAGGTGCTGCCGGAGAAGGTGCCATAGCCAACTACGTCGCACAAGCCTTGACGGAAATTGGCATCACACCGCAGATACAAAAAGTCGAAGGTGACCGTAAAAACGTCCTGGGAGTGCTCAAAGGAACAGGTAACGGCAAATCCCTATTACTCAACGCCCACCTCGATACCGTCGGCATCACAGGCATGGCAGCTCCATTTTCCGGTACATTGCAAGATGGCAAGATTTATGGTCGCGGTGCGTATGATATGAAAGCCAGTATCGCGGCTATGCTCGCTGTGATGAAGGGCTTTGTCGAATCAGGCCATCAGCTTGCAGGCGATCTATGGTTCACCACCGTTATAGATGAAGAATATGGCAGTAAAGGCATGGAGCACCTCGTTAAACATCTCCATACGGATGCTGCTATTCTCACAGAACCCACACAGCTGCGTGTTTGCTGTGCACACCGGGGCTTTGTATGGATTGAAGTCAAAACACAGGGGCGGGCCGCGCATGGCAGCCGTTATAATGAAGGCATTGACGCGAATATGCATATGGGCCGGGTCCTGGTTGAGCTTGAAAAACTCTCTCAGGCGCTCGTGCAGCGCACAGGACATCCATTATTAGGGCCACCCTCAATGCATGCACCGCTGATACAGGGCGGCACCTCACAATCGGTCTACGCTGCCTTTTGTCGCGTCGAGCTTGAACGCCGCATTTTACCGGGCGAGACGGTAGATGCCGTCGTCACAGAAGTTCAGGCGGTTATCGACAAGTTAGCTGCAGCAGATCCGCAGTTTCATGCTGATGTCAAAGCCTTATTCAACCGCAACGCTTATGAGATTGCACCCAATGCGCCCATTGTAAAGACTGTGCAGGCCACAGCGCAGCAAGTCCTCTCAACCACGCCAGAGCTTTATGGCGAAGTATGGTGGATGGATTCCGCCTTATTGGGCGAAGCAGGGATTGATACAGTCATTATAGGGCCATCTGGCGGGGGCATCCACGCAGACGAAGAATGGGTGGAAGTTGAATCAGTCGTTCAATTAGCGCACATCCTGGCACAATCAGCGATAAGCTATTGTAAGTAATGCCCTACGGCATTCAAACCAAAGACCAGAACGCACTTACTCACAAGACGGCCATTGCCTTCTAACGAGTAATTTCTATATGCCCCTGCTGGACCACATACTCAGTAGGGGCCATATCTAGCTATCTTTGCCGAGATTCATGCTTACGAGCACAAGATCGTTGATGTTAACAATGCCATCATTATTCAAGTCGGCAAATGAGGGCGCATCGGGCACGCGGATACCAAGATAGCTTGAGACAAGTCCAATATCGGCCATATCCACACGCTCATCATCGTTGACGTCGCCACCCGTCAGCGAGATTGTTGGCAGCACAACGGACTCTGTGTCAACATCAATTTGCATCACACGCGCCGCATAATGCGCGGCATTGACCCGCACTTCATACAGCCCGGGTTCCAGATCAATCGAGAAGGCATCATCCCCTACGATTGTCATAACCTCTACAAAAGCATCACCCGCAATAGCAACCGTGACGGGTACATCTTGCCGTAACAAATGAACCTGGCCCGACACATTAGATTTGGGCAGCACCGCTGTAGCTGTAGGGTCTAGAATCGGCGAGGACAGCCCTGTTG
The Phototrophicus methaneseepsis DNA segment above includes these coding regions:
- a CDS encoding cystathionine gamma-synthase family protein, whose protein sequence is MSKNPLHPATGCVWYGEETYLMQGATQVPVVHSVSYGYEDVDEWLAVALGEKPGHIYGRNTNPTVHAFEEKVRLLEGAEAATSASTGMGIISSTLFTLLSPGQRVVSVKDTYGGTNVIFTEFLPRFNIEVMLCDTTDHDQIEAEIAKGCDVVYLESPTNPTTKVVNIARLSKAAHKVGATVVVDNTFATPINQNPLQLGADLVLHSATKFLGGHADALGGVICGSAGLIAQIYHYREINGATLHPMAAYLLLRGMKTLELRIRQQNASALKIAQYLESHPAVEQVFYPGLATHSGHEIASEQMRGFGGMMSFMLKENTFDAVRRFVPRLQHAHAAANLGAVETIVGPPATTSHVECTPEERAAMGIPESLIRYSTGIENTDDLIADLEQALAIF
- a CDS encoding ArgE/DapE family deacylase, whose amino-acid sequence is MKIPIDEAYLTKQIQALVQIDSINPDLEKGAAGEGAIANYVAQALTEIGITPQIQKVEGDRKNVLGVLKGTGNGKSLLLNAHLDTVGITGMAAPFSGTLQDGKIYGRGAYDMKASIAAMLAVMKGFVESGHQLAGDLWFTTVIDEEYGSKGMEHLVKHLHTDAAILTEPTQLRVCCAHRGFVWIEVKTQGRAAHGSRYNEGIDANMHMGRVLVELEKLSQALVQRTGHPLLGPPSMHAPLIQGGTSQSVYAAFCRVELERRILPGETVDAVVTEVQAVIDKLAAADPQFHADVKALFNRNAYEIAPNAPIVKTVQATAQQVLSTTPELYGEVWWMDSALLGEAGIDTVIIGPSGGGIHADEEWVEVESVVQLAHILAQSAISYCK